A stretch of the Hyphomicrobiales bacterium genome encodes the following:
- a CDS encoding S-(hydroxymethyl)glutathione dehydrogenase/class III alcohol dehydrogenase gives MKTRAAVAVAAGKPLEVTTVDLEGPRAGEVLVEVKATGICHTDEFTLSGADPEGIFPSILGHEGAGVVVDVGPGVKSLKKGDHVIPLYTPECRECPSCLSRKTNLCTAIRATQGKGLMPDGTSRFSIGGDHVHHYMGCSTFSNFTVLPEIALAKVREDAPFDKICYIGCGVTTGIGAVINTAKVEAGATAIVFGLGGIGLNVIQGLRLAGADMIIGVDLNPAKKEWGERFGMTHFVNPKEVEGDLVPYLVNLTKRGADQIGGADYTFDCTGNVQVMRAALEASHRGWGQSIVIGVAPAGAEIATRPFQLVTGRVWKGTAFGGARGRTDVPRIVDWYMEGKIEIDPMITHTLSLDEINKGFDLMHAGESIRSVVVF, from the coding sequence ATGAAGACACGCGCCGCCGTTGCGGTCGCCGCCGGCAAGCCGCTCGAGGTGACGACCGTCGATCTCGAGGGCCCGCGCGCCGGCGAGGTCCTGGTCGAGGTCAAGGCGACCGGCATCTGTCACACCGACGAGTTCACGCTCTCGGGCGCCGACCCCGAAGGCATCTTTCCCTCGATCCTCGGCCACGAGGGCGCGGGCGTGGTTGTCGACGTCGGCCCTGGCGTCAAGAGCCTCAAGAAAGGCGACCACGTCATCCCGCTCTATACGCCCGAGTGCCGGGAATGCCCGTCGTGCCTCTCGCGCAAGACCAATCTCTGCACCGCCATCCGCGCCACCCAGGGCAAGGGCCTCATGCCGGACGGGACGAGCCGCTTTTCCATCGGCGGTGACCACGTCCACCACTACATGGGCTGCTCGACCTTCTCGAACTTCACGGTGTTGCCGGAGATCGCGCTCGCCAAGGTTCGCGAGGACGCGCCCTTCGACAAGATCTGCTACATCGGCTGCGGCGTGACGACGGGCATCGGCGCGGTGATCAACACCGCCAAGGTCGAGGCGGGCGCGACGGCCATCGTCTTCGGCCTCGGTGGCATCGGCCTCAATGTCATCCAGGGCCTCCGGCTCGCTGGCGCCGACATGATCATCGGCGTCGATCTCAACCCGGCCAAGAAGGAGTGGGGCGAGCGCTTCGGCATGACGCACTTCGTCAACCCCAAGGAGGTCGAAGGCGATCTGGTGCCCTATCTCGTCAACCTCACGAAGCGCGGGGCCGATCAGATCGGTGGCGCCGACTACACCTTCGACTGCACCGGCAATGTCCAGGTCATGCGCGCGGCACTCGAGGCGAGCCATCGCGGCTGGGGCCAGTCGATCGTCATCGGCGTCGCGCCAGCGGGCGCCGAGATCGCGACGCGGCCGTTCCAGCTCGTCACCGGACGCGTCTGGAAAGGAACGGCCTTCGGCGGGGCGCGCGGGCGCACCGACGTGCCGCGTATCGTCGACTGGTACATGGAGGGCAAGATCGAGATCGACCCCATGATCACCCACACACTCTCGCTCGACGAGATCAACAAGGGCTTCGACCTGATGCACGCGGGCGAGAGCATCCGCAGCGTCGTGGTCTTTTGA